ATAGTACTGTActatttaggatcggagggagtaaatagAAAAGACCGACATgatacttattttttttcttttgaaaaggagGATGAAACCTCCTGCctttgcatcaaaatgatgcacacaaccacaTTTTATTGAGTTATTAGCAAGCCTGACAAAAAGAATACATCGATCAAACAAGCCAAGCCACCAAACTATGCCTACAAGCCTGATGAAGGGGTGGCTATTATCGGGGCTGCATGCCCTGACCGCATACCACCTCCTAACATCGAAATACAGAGGCGACAAAGGCACAACCGGTCTAGCAAATCATCTGCGTGTGCTGTCTGCTCATGCTTAAGAATTAGCCGCCATCGTCTTCCACCAACCCATCTTCAAGACAAGGAATTACAACTTGCAAGGCCTGGCATCGACGATGCAAGATAGAGCCACCAACCAACATGCGACCATCAGCCGAGTTGACTTCTTGCGACGCATGATACTTATTCCTGCCTAGCATAGCAACAAATATGAATCCAACTGGCCGAGTTGACTTCTTGCGTTGTAAAAGTTGTTAATGGGTAGATCATAGAGTACACACCCTGGCTGTCCATACTTAAGAGCCACATGTGCCCACCCTCCAACAGGCTCTAAACTGACGCAGAAAACCTGGCCTGATTCTCGACTGGCTGTTGATCGATTGTTTCCATCTCATACAATATCTCTTTCTACCTTCTTGGTACTGAGTATGTATCTAAGGATCAACGTAGCTGGTGCTTATAATAGTGTTTTGAATGCCTCTCTTTCGCAGGGTGGATGAACCGACACTGTTTAGAAGTACGATATAGAGCATTATGCTTGAGGGATTGTACAATGATGATCTCTCGGTGGCGCGCTGATATCACACGCTCTGTATCGACGCGTCAATGCAAGCTTCTGCAGATTGAGCATGCCCTTGAATTCACTGGTGCTGCAGCTCGGAAGAGAACTAGAGAACGCTTGGAATGCATAAGTGGCATGTCAATCATGATTGCACTGGCATGTGCTGGATTATATCCAGCAACCAGTCTGTAAATAACTTGCAATCTGTGTACCATGGATGGCGTTCGTTATTAAAAAAGAGCAACTCGGATTAAAGCATTTTGCTAAGATCCCATCTAGAAAACTTCTTACCTTGTTTCTCTAAAGTAATGAACGTCATTTAGCATGGCTGGTTCATATATGCCCTCTTTCAGTCTTTCTTCTAGCCTGGTCAAGTTACGACAAACAGTAGTTTGGCGCTGACATAGGGTGCCTGTTCATCCTAGCGTCCGGCAGCTCCAGCCTCGACGACGTGATGGTGACGGACCTTGGGTCCTTGGCTGTCCGCGGTTTTCCGTGAGCCCGTCGGTATTTTCATGCCCTCTCTCCAGTTATGCAGAggatgtttttcttttcgaggTAGACGCCCGTGAATTATACAAATCACACTTGCACCACCGCACACGAGAGTTGTTGACAGTGCTACTGTGCTAGGTGGCAAGCAAATCGTGCTTTCTTCCATCTCCCATTCTCGAAGCACCCACTCCAGTCGTGTCTCGGTCCAGTCGAGTCTCGGGCCACTGGGCCGTTCCTCCCTTCTTCCGCGATTCCCTCAACACCTTCTTCCGCGATTCCCTCCcccgcccggccgcccccCTCGTGCTCCTCCCATCCGCGGAACCGGAAGAAGAACTTAATAAGAAGTGCCTGAGTTGACATAAAGGGGGCGGCAGAAGCTTAGAATGCGATTATCGCCGGGGCAGTTGTGGCGCGGAACTTGAAAGGTAGAGTTCGATTCTCCTGTCGGCAGTGTCATGTTCTGAAACTCTGAAGATCATGCCAGGCGGCAGCGCTACTGGTGTTGTAGCCAGTGCCGCGATCTGGTCCCGCCGAATTCTGCAGCACATAATCTGctcgatttttattttttactttttgCGGGGAAGCTGCtcgattttatttttttgctgggAATCTGCTCGAATTTTGCGTTACCTAGTAGGAGTAGTACCACTTCGAAGTgcttttgtttggttgcacaGCAATAACCCCTATTGTTCTTTGAGCATTGCGAGTGCCTGTGAACTGATCAACACGCTGTGTTGTATTTCTCCGAGGAATCAGTATTAACACATGTCACATATCCCCTGATGAACGCACATTTCCCCCCTTTTACAGGCAGGTAGAATTGAAAGGAAGATGACTGATGTGGAggggcagccgccgcctcagatcagcagcagcatgtcTAAGGTGCAAGACGGCAGTGGTGGTAATCCAAATCTTGCGAAGGAATGTCACATTCTGGGGAGTGAGCTTTGGACCAACGGGCTCATCTGTGCTTTCGAGCTCGTCAAGGGTCACAGGAAGATAGTTCATCACAAATCATGGCCAGCAATTGAGCTCGCGCAGGAGAAAGTTGTGCATATGAAGAAGCACAGAGGTAGGGATGGGCATCATGTCGTGAACCCAACACCAGATGAGAGCAATGTAGTAGAAATCCCTGGCCAGACGGAGTTAGGTAACGATCCTTCTGTGCTCAAAGATAGGCCACCATATCCTGCGGAGATTCTCGATCACAAATGGGTGCCGATTGGATGGTCTAGGATTGGCGAGCTGATCCAAAGGGTTCAATCAGATGCAAGCTGGGAGAATGAACAGGTGATGATAAGCGACAGTGAGGATGATTACACTGTAGCTGATGTTGCGGCTCCGTACTGGCAGCGTCCCGGGGGGCCTACATGGTGGTTCCATGTCACTGCAGGCCATCCTTATGTCGACGCATGGTTGAGTAGTGCTCACTGGATGCATCCGGCTATCAGAACTGCACTGAGAGATGAAAGCCGACTGATAAGTGATCGGATGAAGTACCTTCTCTATGAGGttatctttctctttctcaTTCTAATATATACAGGTTTTCTCTACCTGCAATCTGTTTGTGATACAATAGCTTCTTAATTGGTTACAATTGAATATCCTGCTGTATTCTctcaaaaaatagaaaaataaataccCTGCCGTCCCTGCAGCCTGTAATGTATGCACATTTTCTGCCCGCAGTTCTATACTTGATATAACTATACTGATTCCCTTGATTTTTGAAGTGAATGCAGTGTTCAACATTTTTTTGAGCTAACTATTAAGTTCTGATTTTTTGTTGACATAACAATCAAACTGTCGCCTAATTGGGTGGCTCAGTCCAGCTGTGATATAGCTAAAGAACTCATTCTAGATTTTTCAGGATCACAGGAGACAAGTAAAGAACACTTGGATCGAATTACATCACAACTAAGGTTGCATTGTGTCCCACCTACTATGCCGAACCCAGTCTGCAAATAGCTTGAGATCTGTGTTCAACAAGTGGTCTTCACTATAAAATAAAAGCTTACAGTAGTGGCTCGAATTCAAGTAATTTTAGCTTTTTTCACAGGTTTCCATTTGTAGTAGGTTCTATCAAACTAGCAGTCTATATTTGAAAATATTGCCAATACATGTAACATTATGAATTCTATGCATCTGGTCTTCTGAAAACTGTCCATAGACAATCTTGGGGAAAGGCAAATTCACATGTTTTGGTCAAACTGTtccacgttgttttcttcccAAGTTCTAATGGCTGATGTCAAAATTAGTACTTTGCTGAACTATATTGACAATGCTGTTTTCAATATATTTAATCCACTTCATCATATGTTACAAAGAAGAGTGTTACTCTGATGAGGATGTGTTTAATAGTTCAATGTCTAGAATATCCTATGTTGATATGCTGAATATAAGATTTATTGTATAAATTCTGTTTGCTATTCAGGTCCCAGTTAGAGTTGCAGGAGGACTGTTATTTGAGCTTCTTGGACAGTCAGTCGGAGATCCGaatcatgaagaggaagacaTACCCATTGTACTTCGGTCTTGGCAGGCCCAAAATTTTCTTCTAACTGCAATGCATGTCAAAGGTCATTCACCCAACATAAATGTTTTAGGAGTGACTGAAGTGCAGGTACCAACTGAAGCTTGTTTGCTGTAAACTTTCATCTTAAGATGCTAATGGAAATCTTGTCCAGGAGTTGCTTATTTCTGACGGAAGTCAGACGCCTAGATCAGTTCATGAAGTAATTGCACATTTGGTCAGTCGTCTTTCACGATGGGATGACAGGTACTTTTGGCATCTTATcataacttttctttttctcagtATGCTGGGTTTAGGATTAATCAATATCA
The Brachypodium distachyon strain Bd21 chromosome 2, Brachypodium_distachyon_v3.0, whole genome shotgun sequence genome window above contains:
- the LOC100821306 gene encoding uncharacterized protein LOC100821306 — translated: MTDVEGQPPPQISSSMSKVQDGSGGNPNLAKECHILGSELWTNGLICAFELVKGHRKIVHHKSWPAIELAQEKVVHMKKHRGRDGHHVVNPTPDESNVVEIPGQTELGNDPSVLKDRPPYPAEILDHKWVPIGWSRIGELIQRVQSDASWENEQVMISDSEDDYTVADVAAPYWQRPGGPTWWFHVTAGHPYVDAWLSSAHWMHPAIRTALRDESRLISDRMKYLLYEVPVRVAGGLLFELLGQSVGDPNHEEEDIPIVLRSWQAQNFLLTAMHVKGHSPNINVLGVTEVQELLISDGSQTPRSVHEVIAHLVSRLSRWDDRLFRKYIFGKADEIELKFVNRRNSEDLNLVSIILNQEIRRLAKQVIRVKWSLHAREEIILELLRHLRGNATRAILERERKSAREMLEEQEAVRGRLFTIQDVMQSTVRAWLQDRSLRITHNLAVFGGGGIVLSIITGLFGINVDGIPGAQNTPYAFGLFAGLLFFIGAVLVGVGLMYLGLTKPVTSEKVNVRKLELQQLVSVFQREAEQHGKVREGLSRHGLSSGSSSASPGEGYILIS